One window of the Ferrimicrobium sp. genome contains the following:
- a CDS encoding MFS transporter, producing MEDSEASISNLYHSLDEAKVGRKHWVTVFTSGMGFFTDAYDLFIIGTVTVLLTPIFHLNTDQISLLNSISLLASVAGALTFGRLMDKLGRKRMYGVEVAILVVGAILSAFAWNFTSLLIFRIIVGYGVGGDYATSAVITSEYSNRQSRGKLIGTVFSMQALGLVAGPAIATIFLSSGVPSDLSWRIMLAIGAIPAASVIYLRRKIRETPRYTLGIKGDIAATAQTVEWVTGEHASVTPDEQSATSAKMRPRPIAKLTQKPFLLRLIGTAGGWFLLDIAFYGNSVSSPLILKLLQPKGSLLSHTLLSLLIFAVAAFPGYWLAVFLMDRIGRRRIQWQGFAVMAAAFALIWLIPDGASSVAIFLPLFAISYFFTEFGPNVTTFVYPAEVFPTSIRGTGDGISAGMGKFGGFLGALLVPHLLQSVGISGVMGIMAGVSVVGVLLTIVALPEPRGRSLEDASDETPVLFEHESTTSSSPTASAS from the coding sequence ATGGAAGATTCAGAGGCGTCGATTAGCAACCTCTATCACTCGCTCGACGAGGCGAAGGTTGGACGTAAGCATTGGGTGACGGTGTTCACCTCGGGGATGGGGTTCTTCACCGACGCGTATGATCTCTTCATCATCGGTACAGTGACAGTCCTGCTCACACCAATCTTTCACCTCAACACCGACCAGATCTCGTTGTTGAACTCCATATCGCTCCTGGCATCGGTGGCCGGTGCGCTCACCTTCGGCCGATTGATGGACAAACTCGGTCGAAAGCGCATGTACGGGGTCGAGGTAGCCATTTTGGTCGTTGGCGCGATCCTGAGCGCTTTCGCTTGGAACTTCACTTCCCTGCTGATTTTTCGAATCATCGTTGGATATGGCGTTGGTGGAGACTACGCGACCTCTGCGGTCATCACCTCCGAATATTCGAACCGTCAATCTCGAGGCAAGCTGATCGGCACCGTCTTCTCAATGCAAGCTCTTGGCCTTGTTGCGGGCCCAGCAATCGCCACCATTTTCCTCAGCAGTGGTGTTCCCTCTGATCTTTCCTGGCGAATCATGCTCGCCATCGGAGCGATTCCGGCCGCCTCGGTAATCTACCTTCGCCGCAAGATCCGCGAGACCCCCCGTTATACCCTGGGGATCAAGGGCGATATCGCTGCGACGGCGCAAACCGTCGAATGGGTCACAGGTGAACATGCCTCCGTCACACCGGATGAACAAAGTGCCACCAGCGCGAAAATGCGCCCTCGCCCGATTGCCAAACTGACCCAGAAGCCCTTCTTGCTCAGGCTCATAGGGACCGCGGGTGGTTGGTTCTTGCTCGACATCGCCTTCTACGGCAACTCAGTCTCTTCGCCATTGATTTTGAAATTGCTCCAGCCGAAGGGGTCGTTGCTCTCCCACACATTGCTCTCTCTCCTGATCTTCGCAGTGGCCGCCTTCCCTGGCTACTGGCTGGCGGTCTTCTTGATGGATCGAATTGGTCGACGGCGTATTCAGTGGCAAGGGTTTGCCGTCATGGCCGCGGCCTTCGCCCTGATCTGGTTGATCCCGGACGGTGCGAGTTCAGTGGCAATTTTCCTACCACTCTTTGCGATCAGCTATTTCTTTACCGAGTTCGGTCCAAACGTCACTACTTTTGTCTACCCAGCTGAAGTCTTCCCAACGTCAATACGTGGCACTGGCGACGGCATCTCGGCAGGAATGGGGAAGTTTGGTGGTTTCCTTGGTGCGCTACTCGTTCCGCATCTGCTCCAATCGGTGGGGATCAGTGGCGTCATGGGAATCATGGCTGGCGTGTCTGTTGTCGGGGTTCTGCTCACCATCGTTGCACTCCCTGAGCCACGCGGACGTTCGCTCGAAGACGCGTCGGATGAGACGCCGGTACTCTTTGAGCACGAATCGACTACCAGCTCATCCCCCACCGCAAGTGCCAGTTAA
- a CDS encoding RNA polymerase sigma factor has translation MSQFEIEDFPEVLQQAQRGDEVAFRVIYRTYHPGLLRFLRGRLGGDAEDVAAEVWISVTKGLSKFVGDELAFRAWIFATARRRTIDLYRRRAVRPQIARDADVHELSEVAPPEQLEIDEAVAALVEGLNDEQAEIVLLRVLGGFSAKEVGDLLGKSEASVRVAQHRALAKLAENLKDKA, from the coding sequence TTGAGTCAATTTGAAATTGAAGACTTCCCAGAGGTTCTCCAACAGGCGCAACGGGGAGATGAAGTAGCTTTTCGGGTTATCTATCGGACCTATCACCCTGGTCTGCTGCGATTCTTGCGGGGTCGCCTTGGAGGTGATGCCGAAGACGTCGCTGCCGAGGTCTGGATCTCAGTTACCAAAGGATTGTCCAAGTTTGTTGGTGACGAGCTCGCCTTTCGTGCCTGGATCTTTGCCACCGCGCGACGCCGTACGATCGACCTCTACCGACGCCGGGCTGTTCGACCCCAAATCGCACGGGATGCAGATGTGCACGAATTGTCAGAGGTTGCTCCACCTGAGCAATTGGAGATCGACGAGGCAGTCGCTGCGCTGGTGGAGGGGCTTAATGACGAGCAAGCCGAGATCGTGCTATTAAGGGTGCTCGGAGGATTTAGCGCGAAGGAGGTGGGCGACCTCTTGGGTAAGAGCGAGGCATCGGTACGCGTCGCGCAACACCGAGCGCTCGCAAAACTCGCTGAAAATCTGAAGGATAAGGCGTAA
- the kdpA gene encoding potassium-transporting ATPase subunit KdpA, whose translation MAFVIEVIVLLVVLGLIWRYLGSYLTAVFTGRVHFLDWIELPLLRLLGIQPGAEQSWRRYLRSLLVFSLVSLVITYLLLALQGHLPLNPEHLGDVTPALAFNTAVSFITNTDWQNYAGGTTMSYLSQMVALATQNFVSAAVGLAVAIAVIRGFSRKRSSTLGNFWIDTIRGVFYVLLPISIVMTLVFVWQGAPQTLLGPAHIHDVLNGVHQTILRGPVASQEVIKQLGTNGGGFFNANAAHPFENPTGFTNFLEIVLILCVPVALTYTFGKMVGNIKEGVAVLMAMIILFAGTFAFTLAAENGGNPAIHAAGITSTRGNMVGKESRFGVDNSVLFNVTSTQTSTGSVNSSADSYTPIGGLGMLAGMMYGEVSPGGIGSGIYTILIFAILTVFIAGLMVGRTPEYVRKKIQKTEIIWASIGVLVMPITVLVLTAITVALPDGRTAILNHGPHGFSEILYAFTSQGNNNGSAFAGLSSNTAYFNITGAIAMLIGRFGVIIPVMALAGSLAAKEEVPVTAGTFLTATPMFTGLLVGVILLVGALNFFPAVALGPIAEAVSHGRFF comes from the coding sequence ATGGCGTTTGTAATCGAAGTCATTGTTCTGCTGGTCGTGCTCGGCCTGATCTGGCGATATCTGGGCTCATATCTGACGGCGGTGTTCACTGGGCGAGTCCACTTTCTGGACTGGATCGAGTTACCCCTCCTTCGTCTCCTCGGGATCCAACCGGGCGCGGAGCAGAGCTGGCGTCGGTATCTCCGGTCCTTGCTCGTCTTCTCTCTCGTCTCCTTGGTGATCACCTACCTACTGCTGGCTCTCCAGGGACATCTCCCGCTGAACCCTGAGCATCTTGGTGACGTGACACCAGCACTCGCCTTCAACACAGCGGTGTCGTTTATCACCAACACCGACTGGCAAAACTACGCCGGTGGGACAACAATGTCGTATCTCTCGCAGATGGTCGCCCTGGCGACACAAAACTTCGTCTCGGCCGCCGTTGGTCTTGCCGTCGCGATCGCGGTGATCCGCGGCTTTTCTCGCAAGCGATCGAGTACCCTTGGCAACTTCTGGATCGACACCATTCGTGGAGTGTTCTACGTTCTTCTCCCAATCTCGATCGTCATGACGCTCGTCTTCGTCTGGCAAGGAGCTCCCCAGACGCTCCTTGGCCCAGCGCACATCCATGATGTCTTGAACGGTGTTCACCAAACCATCCTTCGAGGACCGGTGGCCTCCCAAGAGGTGATCAAGCAACTCGGTACCAACGGCGGTGGTTTCTTCAACGCCAACGCTGCACACCCCTTTGAGAACCCGACCGGATTCACGAATTTCCTGGAGATCGTTCTGATCCTCTGCGTCCCCGTTGCCCTAACGTACACTTTTGGCAAGATGGTCGGCAACATCAAGGAGGGTGTGGCGGTGCTCATGGCGATGATTATCCTCTTCGCCGGTACCTTCGCCTTCACACTCGCTGCCGAGAATGGTGGCAATCCCGCCATCCACGCAGCCGGCATCACCAGCACCCGCGGCAATATGGTCGGCAAAGAATCGCGCTTTGGAGTCGACAATTCGGTGCTCTTTAACGTGACATCAACACAGACATCGACCGGATCAGTCAACTCCTCCGCTGATTCCTACACGCCGATCGGCGGCCTTGGCATGCTGGCTGGCATGATGTACGGCGAGGTCTCCCCCGGAGGTATCGGTAGCGGTATCTACACCATCTTGATCTTCGCTATCCTCACCGTCTTCATCGCCGGCCTGATGGTGGGGAGAACACCGGAGTATGTGCGGAAGAAGATCCAGAAAACCGAGATCATCTGGGCATCGATTGGGGTGCTGGTGATGCCCATCACCGTACTAGTCCTGACAGCGATCACCGTTGCCCTCCCTGATGGACGAACTGCCATCTTGAACCACGGACCTCATGGATTCTCCGAGATCCTTTATGCCTTCACCTCACAGGGCAACAACAATGGCTCGGCCTTCGCCGGTCTCTCAAGCAACACCGCCTACTTCAACATCACCGGTGCCATCGCCATGCTGATTGGAAGATTTGGCGTGATCATACCCGTGATGGCGCTCGCTGGCTCCTTGGCCGCCAAAGAGGAGGTCCCAGTAACCGCCGGCACGTTCTTGACTGCTACCCCAATGTTCACCGGTCTCCTGGTCGGAGTGATTTTACTGGTTGGTGCTCTTAATTTCTTTCCGGCAGTGGCGCTTGGACCCATTGCGGAAGCCGTCTCACATGGGAGGTTTTTCTAA
- the kdpB gene encoding potassium-transporting ATPase subunit KdpB — protein MATSVRTKGVAGSKSLFDRDILSTAIKASFVKLDPRVQVRNPVMFVVYLGTVVTLVASIVHTSLFSWMVTIVLAFTVLFANFAEAMAEGRGKAQADTLRRTRTETEARRLNSDGSEEVVAANQLQTGDLVVCEANDVIPSDGEIVDGVASVDESAITGESAPVIREAGGDRSSVTGGTMVLSDRIVIKITATPGNSFLDRMISLVEGANRKKTPNEVALSILLIALTVIFVPVVVSLEYFAHFSHTGIAIVTLVALLVCLIPTTIGALLSAIGIAGMDRMVQKNVLAMSGRAVEAAGDVSTLLLDKTGTITFGNRMASRFVGVGGTSDEEMARVARLASMADETPEGRSIVVLAKNEYGIRDNEVGTDYEFVPFSATTRMSGVNINDTQIRKGATEAVKRWVIDQGGEVPAEVDDLTKEIANAGSTPLVVAENKRVLGVVELKDVVKPGIKERFAQLRKMGIRTVMITGDNPLTAAAIASEAGVDDYLAEATPERKLELIKEEQEGGKLVAMTGDGTNDAPALAQADVGVAMNSGTVAAKEAGNMVDLDSSPTKLIEIVEVGKQLLITRGALTTFSIANDLAKYFAIIPALFIAAYPQLKVLNVMHLHSPITAILSAVIFNALIIIVLIPLALRGVKFRPAAAGEIIRRNVFIYGVGGVILPFIGIKLIDILLTVTRLY, from the coding sequence ATGGCTACCAGCGTTCGAACCAAGGGTGTCGCGGGGTCGAAGTCGCTCTTTGACCGCGATATCCTCAGCACCGCCATCAAGGCGTCATTCGTCAAACTCGACCCCCGGGTCCAGGTACGCAATCCTGTCATGTTCGTGGTCTACCTCGGGACCGTGGTGACTCTCGTCGCATCGATTGTCCACACCTCACTCTTTTCGTGGATGGTCACGATCGTCCTCGCCTTTACCGTGCTGTTTGCCAACTTTGCAGAGGCAATGGCTGAGGGCCGCGGCAAGGCCCAGGCCGACACCCTTCGTCGAACCCGAACCGAGACTGAGGCACGGAGGCTTAACTCCGATGGATCCGAGGAGGTCGTGGCCGCGAATCAACTCCAGACCGGGGACCTCGTCGTCTGCGAAGCCAACGACGTCATCCCCTCCGATGGAGAGATCGTCGACGGCGTTGCCTCCGTCGACGAGTCCGCTATCACAGGAGAGTCAGCACCGGTCATCCGCGAGGCTGGGGGTGATCGGTCGTCGGTGACGGGTGGCACCATGGTGCTTTCGGATCGCATCGTGATCAAGATCACCGCGACACCGGGCAACTCCTTCCTCGATCGAATGATCTCACTGGTCGAGGGTGCGAACCGCAAAAAGACGCCCAACGAGGTAGCGCTCTCCATTCTCCTGATCGCGTTGACGGTGATCTTTGTTCCCGTGGTGGTGAGCTTGGAGTACTTCGCCCACTTCTCGCACACGGGGATCGCGATCGTCACCCTTGTCGCTCTCCTCGTCTGTCTCATCCCGACGACGATCGGCGCCCTCCTCTCGGCGATCGGGATCGCCGGAATGGACCGAATGGTTCAAAAAAACGTGCTGGCCATGTCTGGCCGAGCCGTTGAGGCCGCCGGCGACGTCTCGACCCTTTTGCTCGACAAGACCGGAACGATCACCTTTGGCAACCGAATGGCGTCGCGCTTTGTCGGCGTCGGCGGCACCTCCGATGAGGAGATGGCTCGAGTGGCTCGGCTCGCCTCGATGGCCGATGAGACACCCGAGGGTCGTTCGATCGTGGTGCTGGCGAAAAACGAGTACGGTATCCGTGACAACGAAGTCGGTACCGATTACGAGTTCGTTCCCTTCTCAGCTACCACCCGAATGTCTGGCGTGAACATCAATGACACCCAGATTCGCAAAGGGGCGACCGAAGCAGTTAAACGGTGGGTGATTGACCAGGGCGGAGAGGTTCCCGCTGAAGTTGACGATCTCACCAAGGAGATCGCCAACGCTGGCTCTACGCCGCTGGTGGTAGCTGAGAACAAAAGAGTGCTCGGTGTTGTCGAACTCAAGGACGTCGTCAAGCCCGGTATCAAAGAACGCTTCGCCCAGTTGCGTAAGATGGGCATTCGTACCGTGATGATCACCGGCGATAACCCTCTTACTGCCGCCGCGATCGCCTCAGAGGCGGGTGTCGATGACTACCTCGCTGAGGCGACACCAGAGCGCAAACTCGAACTCATCAAGGAGGAGCAGGAGGGGGGCAAACTCGTTGCGATGACCGGTGACGGCACCAACGATGCCCCGGCGCTCGCCCAGGCAGATGTCGGGGTTGCGATGAACTCAGGAACGGTCGCTGCCAAGGAGGCAGGCAACATGGTCGATCTCGATTCAAGTCCCACCAAACTGATCGAGATCGTCGAGGTTGGTAAGCAACTCCTCATCACCCGAGGGGCGCTCACCACCTTCTCGATCGCCAATGACCTTGCGAAGTACTTCGCCATTATCCCCGCACTCTTCATTGCGGCCTATCCACAGTTGAAGGTGCTCAACGTCATGCACCTTCACTCCCCGATCACCGCGATCCTCTCGGCAGTGATCTTTAACGCGCTGATCATCATCGTCCTGATCCCACTCGCGCTGCGGGGGGTGAAGTTTCGACCCGCCGCTGCCGGAGAGATCATACGAAGAAACGTATTCATCTATGGAGTGGGTGGAGTGATCCTCCCCTTCATCGGCATCAAACTCATCGATATTCTTCTCACGGTCACGAGGTTGTACTAA
- a CDS encoding potassium-transporting ATPase subunit C → MLTQIRRSIVLALFFAIILGLAYPLVETGLANVLFPARAKGSLTPYGSTEIGQHWTGDRWFHGRPDLDNDTETGGTNLGPRSKQLLDNTKALVAFWHAQGVDPTQELVTTSGSEVDPDISQKSALVQIPMIQRSTGISASRLRQLIDAQTTGPEYGIFGDGYVNVLSLNRALAAIEGR, encoded by the coding sequence ATGCTTACTCAAATCCGCCGCTCAATCGTTCTTGCCCTCTTCTTCGCCATCATCCTCGGTCTTGCCTATCCACTCGTTGAGACTGGGCTGGCCAACGTCCTCTTTCCCGCCCGGGCAAAAGGTTCACTCACCCCGTACGGCTCCACCGAGATAGGCCAGCATTGGACTGGAGACCGTTGGTTTCACGGTCGGCCAGATCTCGACAATGACACCGAGACGGGAGGCACCAATCTTGGCCCTCGCTCCAAGCAACTGCTCGACAACACCAAAGCACTCGTGGCGTTCTGGCATGCCCAAGGTGTCGACCCCACCCAAGAACTGGTCACCACGTCGGGAAGCGAGGTCGACCCCGACATCTCCCAAAAGAGCGCTCTTGTTCAGATCCCAATGATCCAACGATCGACTGGCATCTCAGCAAGCCGTCTACGCCAGCTCATCGACGCGCAGACCACCGGGCCTGAATACGGCATCTTTGGCGATGGCTACGTGAACGTCCTGAGCCTGAATCGTGCACTCGCGGCGATCGAAGGGCGCTAG
- a CDS encoding universal stress protein — protein MEQSASNEVEAAGRFRIYLGAMAGVGKTCAMLDEGWRRMQRGADVVIGLVETHGRVHTQELIREIPVIPQRVVTYQGRQFMEMDTAAVVARHPDVVLVDELAHTNIPGSGPHEKRYEDVLDLLNAGIDVIATLNVQHIESIAGAVEEMLGVRISERVPDWVVRQADQLELIDSSPQQLRRRMLHGNIYPESKIQSALDNFFTTQNLTALRELALRFVADEADEDLLLSFANRQGRRVFETRERYLVGLSLSPETPRVLRRAARMAARSKADLRSLLIMPDTDISESASREIEALRKLSHDLGVVFLEKYGIKVADVMVETALEHQITQIVIGASKRSRRDELLKGSIVNQVLRKVGPMGIDVHVIGIRDYDPGLAEIDDN, from the coding sequence GTGGAACAATCCGCAAGCAATGAGGTTGAGGCTGCTGGTCGATTTCGTATCTATTTGGGGGCGATGGCGGGGGTGGGGAAGACCTGCGCCATGTTGGACGAGGGATGGCGACGGATGCAGCGCGGGGCCGATGTGGTGATCGGGTTGGTTGAGACCCATGGGCGGGTCCACACCCAGGAACTGATCCGCGAGATACCCGTGATTCCCCAACGGGTGGTGACCTACCAAGGGCGTCAATTCATGGAGATGGATACCGCAGCGGTTGTGGCTCGTCATCCTGATGTGGTGCTGGTCGATGAGCTCGCTCACACAAATATTCCAGGATCCGGACCACACGAAAAGCGCTATGAGGACGTGCTCGATCTGTTGAATGCGGGAATCGATGTCATTGCAACGCTGAACGTGCAACATATCGAGAGTATCGCTGGTGCGGTCGAGGAGATGCTCGGGGTCCGCATCTCCGAACGGGTACCGGACTGGGTGGTACGCCAAGCCGATCAGCTCGAGCTGATCGACTCCTCCCCGCAGCAGCTGCGGCGGCGAATGCTTCACGGCAACATCTACCCCGAGTCGAAGATCCAGTCGGCACTTGACAACTTCTTCACCACACAGAATCTGACCGCCTTGCGAGAGTTGGCCTTGCGTTTTGTGGCTGACGAAGCGGACGAAGATCTGCTCTTGTCGTTCGCAAACCGACAGGGTCGGAGAGTTTTTGAGACGAGAGAGCGTTACTTGGTGGGATTGAGCCTCTCGCCGGAGACCCCACGAGTTCTTCGCCGGGCGGCGAGGATGGCGGCGCGCTCTAAGGCGGACCTGCGCTCGTTGTTGATCATGCCCGACACCGACATATCGGAGTCGGCCTCCAGAGAGATCGAGGCGCTCAGGAAGTTGAGCCATGATCTTGGGGTTGTCTTCTTGGAGAAGTACGGCATCAAGGTGGCCGATGTCATGGTTGAGACCGCGCTCGAGCATCAGATCACCCAGATTGTCATCGGTGCCTCAAAGCGTTCTCGACGCGATGAACTGTTGAAGGGGTCTATCGTCAATCAGGTCCTTCGCAAGGTCGGTCCGATGGGCATTGATGTCCATGTGATCGGGATCCGCGACTACGACCCAGGACTCGCTGAGATTGACGACAACTAG
- a CDS encoding ATP-binding protein: MGREFTAHDRSALLGSGLSILMIGVFSALLIPLRTHLPPASIALILVVPLVASIAVGGISAGVVATLAGFGAYDLFFIPPYGTLAVGVASNWIPLGVYALVGLVTVLIDRRFRLQRERALYQAHILEQLANLPATLISERSLEGVWRNATEQIVQLLDLQGVMALRPTDNLLRPANIVGDRQMATTIANAFVGSNGMARSGEITIAGVRVRSFALSTLSDNFGFLVIWNDDLPDSLVQALNVVANQISAALERTQLHETRLKLDTLQQIDGWRASLLRTVSHDLLTPLAGIKTATTALNEFGDGLEPHEREQLLDTALSQIDRSIQLVSDLLNVTRIEAGAFHLQYRSVNLIELIQEVATGIDFLSVESKLDLSTPSELPLAWADVGLVREVIWNLLDNAVRHSPIGEVIQVKIELDKAFFVVHIHDTGRLVEGADQIRLFEWFHAVGKSGRAGLGLAIARSFIEAHHGQLSVHTAEDGTTFTFTLPRQQ, from the coding sequence ATGGGTAGGGAGTTCACAGCACACGACCGATCCGCGTTGCTTGGATCGGGCCTCAGTATTCTCATGATCGGTGTGTTTTCCGCGCTGCTCATACCACTGCGCACGCATCTCCCACCCGCGTCCATCGCGCTCATTCTTGTCGTCCCTCTGGTGGCCAGCATCGCCGTTGGCGGCATCTCGGCCGGAGTCGTTGCCACCCTTGCTGGTTTTGGCGCCTACGATCTCTTTTTTATCCCTCCGTATGGCACCCTCGCTGTGGGGGTAGCGTCAAATTGGATACCCCTTGGTGTCTATGCTTTGGTCGGTCTCGTCACCGTCCTGATTGACCGTCGCTTCCGACTCCAGAGAGAGCGCGCGCTCTACCAGGCACATATTCTCGAACAACTAGCCAATCTTCCCGCTACGCTCATCAGCGAACGCTCCCTTGAGGGTGTGTGGCGAAACGCCACTGAACAGATCGTACAGCTCCTGGATCTCCAGGGGGTGATGGCATTGCGCCCAACAGACAACCTGCTCCGACCAGCGAACATTGTCGGCGACCGCCAGATGGCAACCACGATAGCAAACGCCTTTGTTGGATCAAACGGCATGGCTCGGAGTGGGGAGATCACCATTGCGGGAGTCCGAGTCCGCTCCTTTGCCTTATCGACGCTCAGTGACAACTTCGGGTTCCTGGTGATCTGGAACGATGACCTGCCTGATAGCCTCGTGCAGGCACTCAATGTGGTAGCCAACCAGATATCCGCCGCCCTTGAGCGAACACAGCTCCACGAGACGCGCCTCAAACTCGATACACTCCAACAGATCGACGGCTGGCGCGCATCCCTCCTGAGAACGGTATCGCATGACCTGTTGACACCGCTTGCCGGCATCAAGACCGCCACCACCGCGCTCAACGAATTCGGTGATGGTCTCGAACCACACGAACGTGAACAGCTCCTGGATACCGCGCTCAGCCAAATCGACCGATCGATTCAGTTGGTCAGCGATCTGCTCAACGTCACACGCATCGAGGCCGGTGCCTTTCATCTCCAATATCGATCGGTGAACCTGATCGAGCTAATCCAAGAGGTTGCGACGGGTATCGATTTTCTCTCGGTCGAATCAAAGCTTGACCTCTCCACCCCCTCTGAGCTACCGCTGGCCTGGGCTGATGTTGGGTTGGTACGCGAGGTGATCTGGAATCTGCTCGATAACGCCGTCCGCCACTCACCAATCGGTGAGGTGATCCAAGTGAAGATCGAACTCGACAAGGCGTTCTTTGTCGTCCATATCCACGATACCGGCCGACTCGTCGAGGGCGCAGATCAGATCCGGCTCTTTGAATGGTTCCATGCCGTAGGTAAAAGTGGGCGCGCTGGATTAGGCCTTGCCATTGCGCGATCCTTCATCGAGGCCCACCACGGTCAGCTCTCAGTCCATACGGCGGAGGACGGAACAACCTTCACCTTCACGCTTCCGAGGCAACAATGA
- a CDS encoding response regulator transcription factor: MTSILIIDDDPALSRVLRIGLSAAGYDVTVALRGLDGLARAIQDHPDLLVVDLGLPDIDGVTLVAELRRYHKKGLVVLSAAGDEHTKVKALDRGADDYVTKPFGLSEFEARLRALERRMDQSAPVVTEITAAPGLVIDLAKRRVIDDVQGEIRLTPREFDLLRFLVENQRRLCTHQLLLTTLWGEGYDDPHHVRVYVNRLRTKLGPSSQYLRSRAGLGYLWESEPP, encoded by the coding sequence ATGACCTCCATTCTTATCATCGACGATGACCCAGCACTCAGTAGAGTGCTCCGCATTGGATTGAGCGCCGCGGGCTATGACGTCACCGTTGCCCTGCGGGGTCTGGATGGACTGGCTCGGGCCATCCAGGATCACCCGGATCTTTTGGTCGTTGACCTTGGTCTTCCGGACATCGATGGCGTGACTCTCGTCGCAGAGCTACGTCGCTATCACAAGAAGGGCCTAGTTGTCCTCTCAGCGGCGGGCGACGAGCACACCAAAGTCAAAGCCCTCGACCGTGGTGCCGATGACTATGTCACCAAGCCTTTCGGATTGAGCGAGTTCGAAGCTCGGCTGCGTGCACTGGAGCGCCGCATGGACCAGTCCGCTCCAGTGGTGACCGAGATAACCGCTGCGCCAGGATTGGTGATCGACCTAGCAAAACGTCGCGTGATCGACGATGTCCAGGGTGAGATCCGACTCACGCCTCGAGAATTTGATCTCCTACGGTTCTTGGTTGAAAATCAACGGCGTCTCTGCACGCATCAGCTCCTCCTGACGACCCTCTGGGGAGAAGGCTATGACGACCCGCACCACGTACGCGTGTACGTCAATCGCCTGCGAACCAAGTTAGGTCCATCCAGCCAGTACCTCCGATCCAGAGCTGGACTGGGTTACTTATGGGAGAGCGAGCCTCCGTAA
- a CDS encoding chromate transporter codes for MSDEQPKKQVSLLSLVGVYTKIGTLGFGGGYAVLSFIRSEVVEKHAWITSAQFDQIVEMSAFAPGPTTTNVLAAIAMRVKGTKGLLAGFIAAIWPSFLLILGLADATAVLHNPYLTGALHGIEVAVIGLLLDVVWTLWQDVPHIFLTVLIAVMAVGLTILGVSPIITIVLASAIALADYAIRKTPLEIRRRQK; via the coding sequence TTGTCAGATGAGCAACCGAAGAAACAGGTATCACTCCTCTCATTGGTAGGTGTCTACACAAAGATTGGCACACTAGGTTTCGGCGGTGGATATGCCGTGCTGTCCTTTATCCGATCCGAGGTGGTTGAAAAGCATGCTTGGATCACTTCGGCTCAGTTCGATCAGATCGTCGAGATGTCCGCCTTCGCCCCTGGGCCGACCACCACCAATGTTTTGGCGGCTATTGCGATGCGGGTCAAAGGAACGAAAGGACTGCTAGCTGGCTTTATCGCTGCCATCTGGCCCTCCTTTCTTCTGATTCTCGGCCTAGCCGATGCTACGGCGGTACTCCATAACCCGTACCTGACTGGCGCATTGCACGGGATCGAAGTAGCGGTGATAGGTCTCTTGCTGGACGTTGTTTGGACCCTCTGGCAAGACGTTCCCCATATATTCCTGACGGTTTTGATCGCAGTGATGGCGGTTGGGCTGACGATCTTGGGTGTCAGTCCGATCATCACTATTGTGCTCGCATCGGCGATTGCCTTAGCAGACTATGCGATTAGGAAGACCCCGCTGGAGATCAGGAGAAGACAGAAGTAG
- a CDS encoding chromate transporter has protein sequence MFVAIDLFVTFLWIGALAFGGGFGMIPLMRSAVLAHHWLKIGPFDQAIAMGQITPGPVAISATFIGERVDGIVGAAVATIAVFIPSLVIIAALTHLYPRLKKIPSVKNVMVVTLAAVTGLIAGVSFLLGRTIITSWEEAVLAVLVLAIALKWKAPYWAMILGSGVIGALLFR, from the coding sequence TTGTTCGTCGCGATTGATCTTTTTGTAACGTTTCTGTGGATAGGGGCCCTCGCCTTTGGGGGAGGTTTCGGGATGATACCGTTGATGCGCTCGGCTGTTCTCGCTCATCATTGGTTGAAGATAGGCCCCTTCGATCAAGCGATCGCCATGGGGCAGATCACTCCCGGCCCAGTTGCCATATCAGCGACGTTTATTGGTGAACGAGTGGATGGGATCGTCGGTGCAGCCGTGGCGACCATTGCAGTTTTTATCCCCTCCTTGGTCATCATCGCGGCGCTAACCCACTTGTATCCGCGCCTCAAGAAGATACCGTCGGTCAAGAACGTTATGGTCGTGACGTTGGCGGCGGTGACCGGACTCATCGCTGGGGTCTCCTTCCTTCTCGGGAGGACGATTATCACCTCATGGGAGGAAGCGGTCCTCGCGGTCTTGGTCCTCGCGATTGCCTTGAAGTGGAAAGCTCCCTATTGGGCGATGATCCTTGGAAGCGGGGTGATCGGTGCCCTGCTCTTTCGTTAA